In Uranotaenia lowii strain MFRU-FL chromosome 2, ASM2978415v1, whole genome shotgun sequence, one genomic interval encodes:
- the LOC129747683 gene encoding exosome complex component RRP4: MASNVMIRLASDRVNLSLLSGDSNPRLFTPGEVITSQQGFMRGHGTYMEDEDIKSSLAGVMVQVNKLITVKALKGRYVGEIGDVIVARVTDVQQKRWKVDTNSRLDSVLLLSSVNLPGGELRRRGVEDEQQMRKYLQEGDLISAEVQNVHSDGVLSLHTRSLKYGKLGQGILVTVFPSLIKRRKTHFHNLACGASVILGNNGFIWIAPIVNTEGEEGGGFTQNLEETISVQDREVISRLRNCILALANCKMMLYDTSIQYAYDESLKYEVHELLHQEAMFDIAFLTQHKLRLQE; the protein is encoded by the exons ATGGCATCGAATGTGATGATACGTTTGGCCTCAGACCGGGTTAACCTGTCGCTGCTATCCGGAGATAGTAATCCTCGGCTTTTTACGCCCGGCGAAGTGATAACGTCCCAGCAAGGTTTCATGCG CGGCCATGGCACCTACATGGAAGACGAAGACATCAAATCATCTCTGGCGGGTGTGATGGTCCAGGTGAACAAACTGATCACGGTGAAAGCCCTCAAGGGGCGCTACGTCGGTGAAATCGGTGACGTCATTGTGGCCCGGGTCACTGACGTGCAACAGAAACGCTGGAAGGTCGACACCAACTCCCGACTGGATTCGGTTCTATTGCTTTCCTCGGTTAACCTACCGGGTGGCGAACTGCGGCGTCGGGGCGTCGAAGATGAACAGCAGATGCGAAAGTACCTGCAGGAAGGTGATCTGATATCGGCCGAGGTGCAAAATGTCCACTCGGATGGAGTCCTTTCATTGCACACGAGAAGCTTGAAGTACGGCAAACTTGGTCAAGGCATTTTGGTTACGGTGTTCCCATCGTTGATCAAGCGACGCAAGACACACTTCCACAACCTGGCCTGTGGAGCTTCGGTGATCTTGGGAAATAACGGATTCATCTGGATCGCTCCGATCGTGAATACGGAAGGCGAAG agGGTGGAGGCTTCACACAAAACCTGGAAGAAACCATTTCGGTACAAGATCGGGAAGTGATATCGCGGCTTAGAAACTGTATCTTGGCGCTGGCCAACTGTAAAATGATGCTGTACGATACCAGCATCCAGTATGCCTATGATGAATCGTTGAAGTACGAAGTTCATGAGCTGCTGCACCAGGAAGCTATGTTTGATATTGCGTTTTTGACCCAGCACAAGCTGCGATTACAGGAATAA